Proteins encoded in a region of the Alosa sapidissima isolate fAloSap1 chromosome 19, fAloSap1.pri, whole genome shotgun sequence genome:
- the inf2 gene encoding inverted formin-2 isoform X4, translating into MSVSSENGKKKWAAVRGRLGSSQDSESSQEGNLESADPELCIRLLQVPTVVNYSGLKKRLEGSDHTWMVQFLELSGLDLLLEALDRLSGRGCSRIADALLQLTCVNCVRAVMNSSTGIHFIIENEGYIRKLSQALDTSNTMVKKQVFELLAALSMFSTDGYRLALDALDHYKGVKTQQYRFSVIMNELQSTDNVPYMVTLLSVINAVIFGTEDLRQRDKMRKEFIGLQLLDLLPKLR; encoded by the exons atgtCAGTGAGTTCTGAGAACGGCAAGAAGAAATGGGCGGCTGTCCGGGGCCGCCTGGGGTCCTCCCAGGACTCCGAGTCATCCCAGGAGGGCAACCTGGAGAGTGCCGACCCGGAGCTGTGCATTCGCCTGCTGCAGGTGCCCACCGTGGTCAACTACTCGGGCCTGAAGAAGCGTCTGGAGGGCAGCGACCACACCTGGATGGTTCAATTCTTAGAGCTGAGCGGCTTGGACCTGCTGCTGGAGGCTCTGGACAGGCTGTCGGGTCGAGGCTGCTCCCGCATCGCCGACGCCCTCCTCCAGCTCACCTGCGTCAATTGTGTGCGTGCTGTCATGAACTCCTCCACGGGGATACACTTCATCATTGAGAATGAGGGCTACATCCGCAAGCTGTCTCAAG CTCTGGATACCTCCAATACTATGGTGAAGAAGCAGGTGTTTGAACTGCTGGCTGCTCTCAGTATGTTCTCCACAGATGGGTACCGCCTGGCCCTGGATGCCTTGGACCACTATAAG GGTGTGAAGACCCAACAATATCGTTTCAGCGTGATCATGAATGAGCTGCAGTCCACCGACAATGTGCCATATATGGTTACTCTGCTTAGTGTCATCAATGCTGTCATCTTTGGGACAGAAGACCTGCGTCAGAGGGATAAAATGCGCAAAGAATTCATAG